In Nitrosophilus alvini, the following are encoded in one genomic region:
- a CDS encoding ATP-grasp domain-containing protein: protein MIVAVSGINDTDNPGPGIGVARSLKEADPSIKTVGLSYDVQDPGNYMDFVIDKSYILSFPTQGWEPIFNRLLYIKESYGLDVVIPTLDAELPQYIKYQNDLEEAGIKTFLPSLEQFELRSKENLQEVSKKISITYPETKKVFTVDQLTKAVKEIGLPCIVKGNYYKAYKAKSLPEAVYYFTEISNEWGFPILVQEIVSGEELNVIGAGDGKGGVLGLVAIKKMTTTNLGKIWNGVTIKHDKLLKTAENFVKQYKWKGPFELECIVDGDEIIMIEINPRFPAWVYFATAVGVNLPKRVLEEMFDKSTDTNSDYKAGKMMVRYTYEMITDIEKLSTLATKGESDG from the coding sequence ATGATTGTAGCTGTAAGCGGTATTAACGATACGGATAATCCTGGTCCCGGTATAGGTGTCGCCAGAAGTCTCAAAGAAGCCGATCCTTCTATAAAGACGGTGGGACTAAGTTATGATGTGCAAGATCCGGGAAACTATATGGATTTTGTGATAGACAAAAGCTACATTTTATCATTTCCCACACAGGGGTGGGAGCCGATATTCAACAGGCTTCTTTATATAAAGGAAAGTTACGGACTCGATGTCGTTATACCCACGCTTGATGCAGAGCTTCCACAGTATATCAAATACCAAAATGATCTGGAAGAGGCCGGTATCAAAACTTTTCTCCCCTCACTCGAACAGTTTGAGCTTAGAAGCAAAGAGAATTTGCAAGAGGTTAGCAAAAAAATTTCTATAACCTATCCTGAAACGAAAAAAGTCTTTACTGTCGATCAGTTAACGAAGGCTGTAAAAGAGATAGGGCTTCCCTGTATTGTAAAAGGCAACTATTACAAAGCATACAAAGCAAAGTCACTACCCGAAGCGGTCTACTACTTTACCGAAATCTCAAACGAATGGGGGTTTCCTATACTTGTTCAGGAGATTGTAAGCGGCGAAGAACTAAATGTTATAGGTGCAGGTGACGGTAAGGGTGGAGTCCTTGGACTTGTGGCCATAAAAAAGATGACAACCACAAATCTCGGAAAAATATGGAACGGTGTAACTATAAAGCATGATAAACTTTTAAAAACTGCTGAGAATTTCGTAAAGCAATACAAATGGAAAGGACCGTTCGAACTTGAATGCATAGTGGATGGTGATGAAATAATAATGATAGAGATAAATCCTAGATTTCCTGCATGGGTCTATTTTGCTACAGCTGTTGGTGTGAATCTTCCAAAAAGGGTACTAGAAGAGATGTTTGATAAAAGTACGGATACAAACAGCGACTACAAAGCAGGAAAGATGATGGTGAGATATACATATGAGATGATAACGGATATAGAAAAACTGAGCACCCTTGCGACAAAAGGAGAGAGTGATGGCTAA
- a CDS encoding PqqD family protein yields MRVQNLAINQNGFAFDPTTGESFTVNETAKEIIESLSKGMDEKSIADKIAREYDVSEEEAFNDVLDFKEKLKLYGLLS; encoded by the coding sequence ATGAGAGTGCAAAATCTGGCAATAAATCAAAACGGTTTCGCTTTCGACCCTACTACGGGAGAGAGTTTTACTGTCAATGAAACCGCAAAAGAGATAATAGAGTCTCTGTCCAAGGGAATGGACGAAAAATCTATAGCAGACAAAATTGCCCGTGAGTACGATGTGAGTGAAGAAGAGGCCTTCAATGATGTTCTGGATTTTAAAGAGAAACTGAAACTTTACGGACTTTTGTCATGA
- a CDS encoding sensor histidine kinase produces MKTYEKKAFWKFFAIYFASVAILITVSGYFYFQQQKETFISKEQFSMILYARMLKTSNFNYKREGFTYEILKKEIKNFNPQNLKLTECCFEKIVPNRNNLGYLLIKKDRKEFDENIKKLLLKIIVVEFSLLFLFGVISFYLSKLSLKPMQETIKRLDWFAKDLIHDLNTPVTSILLNIKLLKKDPLCKGKKELSRIETSTKEIASLYKNLNILLEEKTFKMEKIDICPLIKEMAEEYSLKFRNIKISVECKSFEVKVNSAAIKQILHNLLTNACKYNVEGGSVKIWTKNRTLYIKDTGKGIENVDLIFKRYYKEQKSGSGIGLHIVKTLCDAMDIEIEAESKKNFGTVVMLSFP; encoded by the coding sequence TTGAAAACATATGAAAAAAAAGCTTTCTGGAAGTTTTTTGCTATCTATTTTGCATCTGTTGCGATACTTATAACCGTTTCCGGATATTTTTATTTTCAACAACAAAAAGAGACGTTTATTTCAAAAGAGCAGTTTTCGATGATATTATATGCGAGAATGTTGAAAACTTCAAACTTCAACTATAAAAGAGAAGGGTTTACATATGAAATATTGAAAAAAGAGATAAAAAATTTCAATCCTCAAAATCTGAAACTGACAGAGTGCTGTTTTGAAAAAATTGTACCCAACAGAAACAATTTGGGGTATCTTTTGATAAAAAAAGATAGAAAAGAGTTTGACGAAAACATAAAAAAGCTTCTATTAAAGATAATTGTCGTCGAATTTTCTTTGCTTTTTCTTTTTGGTGTGATAAGTTTCTACCTTTCAAAACTCTCATTAAAGCCTATGCAAGAGACCATAAAACGTCTGGACTGGTTTGCAAAAGATCTTATACATGATCTGAACACTCCTGTAACGTCGATTCTTTTAAATATAAAACTTTTGAAAAAAGATCCTTTGTGCAAGGGTAAAAAGGAGCTCTCAAGAATTGAGACAAGCACAAAGGAGATAGCATCTTTATATAAAAATTTAAATATTTTGCTGGAAGAAAAAACATTCAAAATGGAAAAAATAGATATATGCCCTTTGATAAAAGAGATGGCAGAAGAGTATTCATTGAAATTCAGGAATATAAAAATAAGTGTAGAGTGCAAAAGTTTTGAAGTGAAAGTAAACAGTGCCGCTATAAAACAGATACTTCACAATTTACTTACAAATGCCTGTAAATATAATGTAGAGGGCGGTTCTGTAAAAATCTGGACAAAAAACAGAACTCTTTATATCAAGGATACAGGCAAAGGTATTGAAAATGTCGATTTGATATTTAAAAGGTATTATAAAGAGCAAAAAAGCGGCAGTGGGATAGGACTGCATATAGTCAAAACTTTATGTGATGCAATGGATATAGAAATCGAGGCGGAATCCAAAAAAAATTTTGGTACCGTTGTTATGCTCTCTTTTCCCTAA
- a CDS encoding response regulator transcription factor: protein MKRLLLVEDDVTLGETLKELLEADNFDVTWVKDGEKALDETFAKEYDLLLLDVKVPFINGFELLKDLRESGNSTPAIFITALTDINSLSQGFESGADDYIKKPFDFDELLIRIKALIKKSFNSHSNIIKYRNISYDIEKEEIKRDGETIHLPPFEKKLLKVFLQNIGKTISKEEIALKISEGEEISEKALRVHINKLRKAGFDIKNMRGIGYRLEEEA from the coding sequence ATGAAAAGACTTCTTTTAGTGGAAGATGATGTGACGCTGGGAGAGACTCTAAAAGAGCTTCTGGAAGCGGACAATTTTGATGTTACATGGGTTAAAGACGGTGAAAAAGCGCTGGATGAGACATTTGCAAAAGAGTATGATCTGCTTCTTTTAGATGTGAAAGTGCCTTTTATCAACGGTTTCGAACTTTTAAAAGATTTAAGAGAGAGCGGAAACAGCACGCCGGCTATTTTTATAACGGCTCTTACTGATATAAACTCTTTATCGCAGGGATTTGAGTCCGGAGCAGATGATTATATAAAAAAGCCTTTCGATTTTGATGAACTTTTGATAAGAATCAAAGCTCTTATAAAAAAAAGTTTCAATTCTCACAGCAATATTATTAAATACAGAAATATCAGTTACGATATAGAAAAAGAGGAGATTAAAAGAGACGGTGAAACGATACATCTGCCACCATTCGAAAAGAAGCTGTTGAAAGTTTTTTTGCAAAATATAGGAAAAACTATCAGTAAAGAGGAGATTGCTTTGAAGATATCCGAAGGTGAAGAGATAAGCGAAAAAGCTTTGCGTGTTCATATAAACAAGCTGAGAAAAGCGGGGTTTGATATAAAAAATATGAGAGGAATCGGATACAGACTTGAGGAGGAAGCTTGA
- a CDS encoding HU family DNA-binding protein, with product MKKADFIAAVAEKTGLSKKDTQRVIDAALETITEALKSGEDVSFIGFGTFTTAKRAAREAKVPGTNKVVKVPATTVVKFRVGKKLKEAVAK from the coding sequence ATGAAAAAAGCCGATTTTATCGCAGCTGTTGCAGAAAAAACAGGGCTATCTAAAAAAGATACCCAAAGAGTTATCGATGCGGCTCTTGAGACAATCACGGAGGCATTGAAGAGTGGCGAAGATGTGTCTTTCATAGGTTTCGGAACATTTACAACTGCTAAAAGAGCGGCAAGAGAAGCAAAAGTTCCGGGTACAAACAAAGTTGTTAAAGTTCCTGCTACAACAGTAGTAAAATTCAGAGTAGGAAAAAAACTAAAAGAAGCGGTTGCAAAATAA